A genome region from Gigantopelta aegis isolate Gae_Host chromosome 3, Gae_host_genome, whole genome shotgun sequence includes the following:
- the LOC121367276 gene encoding zinc finger MYM-type protein 1-like, which translates to MASKCERFHITATSSDKVCQISNPELSTSNADTCNAVLASSMQIHLHDPADYRVENRSDEDIKAVFLSDDAKFTPSETFSFHVTSCRKYNISWEHNRPWLRYSLKNDAAFCSYCLCFGTVADSPFVKNGYKNWKKAVGVKYSYLDKHAKSVDHVSASEKAIEKMDAQTIADTLVNSVTGWGLCMDDLVGQGYDGASVMSSCKNGVQAKIQQQFPNATYVHCRSHVLALVIAKGCKQVPEIQNLFDNVEKLTWFLGGSAKRKALFKSSSDSHELGDFLIEQADHDEEFDMSNTALIRGVNKKCVPKFCSTRWTARIDTLSALLPKYKTVLETLEKIQEASIGDSKRDAGSYARLLTDPQFLVSLVVAQFILSYFASVTKSLQAVNCDLGSAYRDIHLSKETVAKARCESTWDKLYERIESICSEIDVTIVKPRTTKIQRHRSNAGADVSQSAKDYFRVNVFYPFIDHLLQDLDSRFSDQHSNLVAAEALIPVNLEHLTPTCMAKINEYYSKCLKRGEYLQVEVEKWKHLFQHTPVESRPADGCTTLAACNKVYFPAIHRILVIFLTTPVGSVACERSFSALRRLKLWTRARNHAPDF; encoded by the exons ATGGCGTCAAAATGTGAGCGAT TTCACATAACTGCCACAAGTTCAGACAAGGTTTGCCAGATATCTAACCCAGAATTGTCCACTTCCAATGCAGACACCTGCAATGCTGTTTTGGCTAGTTCCATGCAAATCCATTTACATGACCCTGCAGATTACAGAGTTGAAAATCGCTCTGACGAAGACATCAAAGCTGTGTTTTTATCTGATGACGCAAAATTTACCCCCAGTGAAACGTTTAGCTTCCATGTCACTTCATGTAGAAAGTATAACATTTCATGGGAACATAATCGACCATGGCTTAGATATAGTTTGAAAAATGATGCCGCCTTCTGCTCATATTGTTTGTGTTTCGGGACTGTGGCTGACTCGCCATTTGTAAAGAACGGCTATAAAAACTGGAAGAAAGCGGTTGGAGTGAAATACAGCTATCTGGACAAGCATGCGAAGTCTGTCGATCATGTATCTGCCAGTGAAAAG GCTATTGAAAAAATGGATGCACAAACCATAGCGGATACATTAGTGAACAGCGTTACAGGTTGGGGACTATGCATGGATGATTTAGTAGGGCAAGGATATGACGGGGCTTCAGTGATGAGCTCTTGCAAGAATGGGGTGCAGGCTAAAATTCAACAACAGTTTCCAAACGCTACATACGTTCATTGCCGATCACATGTTTTGGCTTTGGTAATTGCTAAAGGTTGTAAACAAGTTCCAGAAATCCAGAATCTATTTGACAACGTCGAGAAACTGACATGGTTTTTAGGCGGTAGTGCTAAGAGGAAGGCCTTGTTTAAAAGCTCAAGCGACTCTCATGAACTTGGTGATTTTCTTATTGAGCAAGCTGACCATGATGAAGAATTTGACATGTCGAACACGGCACTTATAAGAGGagtaaacaaaaaatgtgttcCAAAGTTTTGCTCAACTCGTTGGACTGCAAGGATTGATACTCTCTCGGCTCTTCTTCCAAAGTACAAGACGGTTTTGGAAACACTTGAAAAGATTCAAGAAGCCAGTATTGGAGACTCGAAAAGAGATGCGGGATCTTATGCTCGACTGCTAACCGATCCACAGTTTCTTGTCTCACTTGTAGTGGCTCAGTTCATCTTGAGCTATTTCGCGTCCGTGACCAAAAGTCTACAAGCTGTCAACTGTGATCTAGGCTCAGCCTATCGTGACATCCACTTGTCCAAAGAAACTGTGGCTAAGGCACGCTGTGAATCAACATGGGATAAACTTTATGAACGAATCGAGTCCATCTGCAGTGAAATTGATGTGACTATAGTCAAGCCAAGGACCACAAAAATTCAACGCCACAGATCGAATGCCGGCGCAGATGTTTCACAAAGTGCCAAAGATTACTTCAGGGTGAACGTATTTTATCCGTTTATTGATCATCTTCTTCAAGATCTCGACTCCAGGTTTTCCGACCAGCATAGTAACCTAGTGGCTGCTGAAGCACTCATACCCGTGAATTTGGAACATCTTACACCAACATGCATGgccaaaataaatgaatactaTTCAAAATGTCTGAAACGGGGAGAGTATCTTCAAGTTGAAGTAGAGAAGTGGAAACACTTGTTCCAACATACTCCAGTAGAGTCCAGACCAGCGGATGGTTGTACCACTTTGGCAGCCTGCAACAAAGTGTATTTCCCAGCAATTCACCGAATTCTGGTGATATTCCTCACTACTCCTGTTGGCAGTGTGGCATGTGAAAGATCATTTTCAGCACTAAGGCGCTTGAAATTGTGGACCAGAGCAA GAAATCATGCCCCGGACTTCTAA